Proteins found in one Crassostrea angulata isolate pt1a10 chromosome 3, ASM2561291v2, whole genome shotgun sequence genomic segment:
- the LOC128176432 gene encoding protein transport protein Sec23A-like isoform X1 — MATYQEFIQQNEDRDGVRFSWNVWPSSRIEATRMVVPLGCLFTPLKERPDLPPIQYDPVLCTRPTCRAILNPFCQVDYRAKVWACNFCFQRNPFPPQYAAISDQHQPAEIIPQFSTLEYTITRATCHPPVYLIVLDTCMDEEDLQAVKESLQMSLSLLPPNALIGLITYGKMVQVHELGCEGCSKSYVFRGTKDLTAKQIQDMLGLQRGGTTQQQRGPQQQQQQQLPSNRFLQPVHKCDMNLTDLLGELQRDPWPVSQGKRPLRSTGVAMSIAVGLLECTFPNTGARIMLFAGGPCTQGPGMVVDDELKNPIRKHLDIEKDNVKFMKKAMKHYEMLANRAAKNGHVLDIYACALDQTGLHEMKFCPRYTGGHMVMGDSFNTSLFKQTFQRVFAKDAKGEFKMGFGATVEVKTSRELKVSGAIGPCVSLGVKGPSVSDTEMGLGGTSQWKMCGLYPNTTLALFFEVVSQHNAPIPQGGRGYLQFITQYQHSSGQRRVRVTTLARNWADASTNIQHIAAGFDQEAAAVLMARTAVFRAETDDGPDVLRWLDRMLIRLCQKFGDYQKDDPNSFRFSENFSLYPQFMFHLRRSQFLQVFNNSPDETSYYRHMLNVEDLTQSLIMIQPILYAYSFNGTPEPVLLDTSSIQPDRILLMDTFFQIVLYHGETIAQWRKQGYQDQPEYENFKQLLNAPVDDAQEILQTRFPMPRYIDTEHDGSQSRFLLSRVNPSQTHNNMYGWGQQSSGMIISSSESYQDGGAAVLTDDVSLQVFMEHLKKLAVSSSS; from the exons ATGGCTACCTATCAAGAATTTATCCAACAGAATGAGGACAGAGATGGCGTTCGCTTCAGCTGGAACGTCTGGCCCTCCAGCCGTATTGAGGCCACTCGTATGGTGGTCCCACTAGGATGTCTGTTTACACCTCTGAAAGAGCGGCCAGATCTGCCACCCATTCAGTACGACCCAGTGCTGTGTACTAGGCCTACATGTCGAGCCATCCTTAACCCTTTCTGTCAGGTGGATTACAGGGCTAAGGTCTGGGCCTGCAACTTCTGTTTCCAAAGAAACCCG tttccGCCCCAGTATGCAGCTATTTCAGATCAACACCAGCCTGCTGAGATCATCCCACAGTTCTCAACACTGGAGTACACAATCACT agagCCACATGTCATCCTCCCGTATATCTTATTGTCCTTGACACCTGTATGGATGAAGAGGATTTGCAGGCTGTCAAG GAGTCTTTACAAATGTCTCTGAGCTTGCTGCCACCAAATGCCCTCATTGGATTGATAACATACGGGAAAATGGTTCAAGTCCATGAGTTGGGCTGTGAGGGCTGCTCAAAGAGCTACGTATTCAGGGGAACCAAAGATTTGACAGCTAAACAGATTCAG GACATGCTGGGTTTACAAAGGGGTGGCACAACACAGCAACAGAGGGGTCCTCAACAGCAACAGCAGCAGCAGTTGCCCTCAAACAG ATTTTTACAACCAGTTCACAAGTGTGACATGAACCTGACAGACTTGCTTGGAGAGCTGCAGAGAGATCCCTGGCCCGTGTCCCAAGGGAAGAGACCACTCAGGTCGACGGGTGTGGCCATGTCTATAGCTGTGGGTCTGTTAGAG TGTACATTCCCAAACACGGGGGCGAGGATCATGCTGTTTGCCGGTGGACCCTGTACACAAGGACCAGGCATGGTGGTGGACGACGAGCTGAAGAACCCCATCAGGAAACACCTGGACATTGAGAAGGACAATGTGAAGTTCATGAAGAAAGCAATGAAG CACTATGAAATGTTGGCCAATCGGGCGGCAAAGAATGGTCATGTTCTGGATATATATGCATGTGCCTTGGACCAGACAGGATTACATGAGATGAAGTTCTGTCCTAGATACACAGG TGGTCACATGGTGATGGGTGATTCCTTCAACACCTCCCTCTTCAAGCAGACTTTCCAGAGGGTGTTCGCCAAGGATGCTAAGGGAGAGTTCAAGATGGGCTTTGGTGCTACTGTGGAAGTCAAG ACATCGCGGGAGCTGAAAGTGTCAGGAGCCATTGGACCCTGTGTGTCTCTAGGGGTGAAGGGACCGAGCGTGTCAGACACAGAGATGGGCCTGGGGGGCACCTCCCAGTGGAAGATGTGTGGACTCTACCCCAACACCACCCTGGCTCTATTCTTTGAGGTTGTCAGTCAG CACAATGCTCCAATCCCCCAGGGAGGGAGGGGTTACCTACAGTTTATCACTCAGTACCAACACTCCAGTGGACAGCGCAGGGTCAGGGTCACCACACTGGCCAGGAA TTGGGCCGATGCTAGCACCAACATCCAGCACATTGCGGCGGGATTTGATCAGGAGGCGGCGGCTGTACTGATGGCACGAACCGCCGTGTTCCGAGCGGAGACAGACGACGGACCAGACGTTCTACGCTGGCTAGATAGAATGTTGATTAGACTG TGTCAGAAGTTTGGAGATTACCAAAAAGATGATCCAAACTCTTTCCGTTTCTCAGAGAATTTCTCTCTCTATCCTCAATTTATGTTCCATCTGAGACGCtcacaatttttacaagttTTTAACAACAGTCCTGATGAAACATCCTACTATAG ACACATGTTGAATGTAGAGGACTTGACACAGTCCCTTATTATGATACAACCTATCCTGTACGCCTACTCCTTTAATGGAACTCCCGAGCCTGTTTTACTGGACACCAGCAGTATACAGCCAGACAGGATCCTGCTGATGGACACGTTCTTCCAGATAGTGTTGTACCACGGAGAG ACGATTGCTCAGTGGAGGAAACAGGGATACCAGGACCAGCCAGAGTATGAGAACTTTAAACAACTCCTTAACGCCCCTGTGGACGATGCTCAGGAAATCCTACAGACCCGGTTCCCCATGCCCCGATACATTGACACGGAGCATGATGGCTCCCAG TCTCGTTTCTTGCTTTCCCGAGTGAATCCCTCACAGACACACAACAACATGTATGGATGGGGACAG CAATCATCTGGAATG ATCATAAGCTCATCTGAGTCCTATCAG GACGGTGGTGCCGCTGTGTTAACGGACGACGTCAGTTTACAGGTGTTTATGGAACATTTAAAGAAACTTGCCGTGTCCAGCTCATCGTGA
- the LOC128178015 gene encoding sphingolipid delta(4)-desaturase DES1-like, producing the protein MGARVSREDYEWVYTEEPHATRRKEIMAKYPQVKKLMGPDPNLKYKVLFLVTLQILAMSVISTQSWSIVFLMAYIFGGTINHSLNLAIHEIAHNLAFGHGRPLANRALGMIANLPIGVPISVSFKKYHLEHHRYQGDVKKDVDIPSEFEGKMFNRTLLKLIWVILQPYFYAFRPLFIRPMPVTILEVINFIVQVLFDVMVYKYFGVKAIFYFIQGTFLGTGLHPLSGHFISEHYMFIKGQETYSYYGPLNLLTFNVGYHNEHHDFPSIPGSRLPELKKIAPEYYDNLPHYTSWVKVIYDFIMDPEIGPYSRVRRHIKDSDKTD; encoded by the exons CTAAATATCCACAAGTGAAGAAACTGATGGGACCAGACCCAAATCTAAAGTACAAAGTCCTGTTTCTGGTTACTCTGCAGATCCTGGCAATGTCCGTCATCTCCACGCAATCCTGGTCCATCGTCTTTCTCATGGCCTATATATTCGGTGGAACTATCAACCATTCCTTAAATCTGGCCATTCACGAGATTGCCCACAACCTTGCATTTGGACATGGCCGTCCCCTAGCCAACAGAGCTCTTGGAATGATTGCCAATCTTCCCATTGGTGTCCCTATATCAGTGTCCTTTAAAAAGTATCACTTGGAGCATCATCGTTACCAAGGTGATGTGAAAAAGGACGTAGACATCCCAAGTGAATTTGAAGGCAAGATGTTTAACCGCACATTGTTGAAGCTGATCTGGGTGATCCTTCAGCCCTATTTTTATGCCTTTCGGCCTCTGTTTATTCGGCCTATGCCAGTCACCATCCTGGAGGTCATCAATTTCATTGTCCAGGTTCTGTTTGATGTGATGGTGTACAAGTACTTTGGTGTGAAGGCCATCTTTTACTTCATACAGGGGACATTCCTTGGCACCGGCCTTCATCCGCTATCTGGACACTTCATTTCAGAACACTACATGTTTATCAAAGGTCAGGAGACCTATTCTTATTACGGCCCCCTCAATCTGTTGACCTTCAATGTAGGGTATCACAACGAGCATCACGATTTTCCCAGCATTCCTGGATCTCGGCTCCCTGAG cTGAAGAAGATTGCACCTGAATATTATGATAATCTTCCCCACTATACCTCGTGGGTCAAGGTCATCTACGACTTTATAATGGACCCTGAGATAGGACCTTACTCCAGAGTGAGGCGACACATCAAGGATTCTGACAAGACTGATTAA
- the LOC128176432 gene encoding protein transport protein Sec23A-like isoform X2 encodes MATYQEFIQQNEDRDGVRFSWNVWPSSRIEATRMVVPLGCLFTPLKERPDLPPIQYDPVLCTRPTCRAILNPFCQVDYRAKVWACNFCFQRNPFPPQYAAISDQHQPAEIIPQFSTLEYTITRATCHPPVYLIVLDTCMDEEDLQAVKESLQMSLSLLPPNALIGLITYGKMVQVHELGCEGCSKSYVFRGTKDLTAKQIQDMLGLQRGGTTQQQRGPQQQQQQQLPSNRFLQPVHKCDMNLTDLLGELQRDPWPVSQGKRPLRSTGVAMSIAVGLLECTFPNTGARIMLFAGGPCTQGPGMVVDDELKNPIRKHLDIEKDNVKFMKKAMKHYEMLANRAAKNGHVLDIYACALDQTGLHEMKFCPRYTGGHMVMGDSFNTSLFKQTFQRVFAKDAKGEFKMGFGATVEVKTSRELKVSGAIGPCVSLGVKGPSVSDTEMGLGGTSQWKMCGLYPNTTLALFFEVVSQHNAPIPQGGRGYLQFITQYQHSSGQRRVRVTTLARNWADASTNIQHIAAGFDQEAAAVLMARTAVFRAETDDGPDVLRWLDRMLIRLCQKFGDYQKDDPNSFRFSENFSLYPQFMFHLRRSQFLQVFNNSPDETSYYRHMLNVEDLTQSLIMIQPILYAYSFNGTPEPVLLDTSSIQPDRILLMDTFFQIVLYHGETIAQWRKQGYQDQPEYENFKQLLNAPVDDAQEILQTRFPMPRYIDTEHDGSQSRFLLSRVNPSQTHNNMYGWGQQSSGMDGGAAVLTDDVSLQVFMEHLKKLAVSSSS; translated from the exons ATGGCTACCTATCAAGAATTTATCCAACAGAATGAGGACAGAGATGGCGTTCGCTTCAGCTGGAACGTCTGGCCCTCCAGCCGTATTGAGGCCACTCGTATGGTGGTCCCACTAGGATGTCTGTTTACACCTCTGAAAGAGCGGCCAGATCTGCCACCCATTCAGTACGACCCAGTGCTGTGTACTAGGCCTACATGTCGAGCCATCCTTAACCCTTTCTGTCAGGTGGATTACAGGGCTAAGGTCTGGGCCTGCAACTTCTGTTTCCAAAGAAACCCG tttccGCCCCAGTATGCAGCTATTTCAGATCAACACCAGCCTGCTGAGATCATCCCACAGTTCTCAACACTGGAGTACACAATCACT agagCCACATGTCATCCTCCCGTATATCTTATTGTCCTTGACACCTGTATGGATGAAGAGGATTTGCAGGCTGTCAAG GAGTCTTTACAAATGTCTCTGAGCTTGCTGCCACCAAATGCCCTCATTGGATTGATAACATACGGGAAAATGGTTCAAGTCCATGAGTTGGGCTGTGAGGGCTGCTCAAAGAGCTACGTATTCAGGGGAACCAAAGATTTGACAGCTAAACAGATTCAG GACATGCTGGGTTTACAAAGGGGTGGCACAACACAGCAACAGAGGGGTCCTCAACAGCAACAGCAGCAGCAGTTGCCCTCAAACAG ATTTTTACAACCAGTTCACAAGTGTGACATGAACCTGACAGACTTGCTTGGAGAGCTGCAGAGAGATCCCTGGCCCGTGTCCCAAGGGAAGAGACCACTCAGGTCGACGGGTGTGGCCATGTCTATAGCTGTGGGTCTGTTAGAG TGTACATTCCCAAACACGGGGGCGAGGATCATGCTGTTTGCCGGTGGACCCTGTACACAAGGACCAGGCATGGTGGTGGACGACGAGCTGAAGAACCCCATCAGGAAACACCTGGACATTGAGAAGGACAATGTGAAGTTCATGAAGAAAGCAATGAAG CACTATGAAATGTTGGCCAATCGGGCGGCAAAGAATGGTCATGTTCTGGATATATATGCATGTGCCTTGGACCAGACAGGATTACATGAGATGAAGTTCTGTCCTAGATACACAGG TGGTCACATGGTGATGGGTGATTCCTTCAACACCTCCCTCTTCAAGCAGACTTTCCAGAGGGTGTTCGCCAAGGATGCTAAGGGAGAGTTCAAGATGGGCTTTGGTGCTACTGTGGAAGTCAAG ACATCGCGGGAGCTGAAAGTGTCAGGAGCCATTGGACCCTGTGTGTCTCTAGGGGTGAAGGGACCGAGCGTGTCAGACACAGAGATGGGCCTGGGGGGCACCTCCCAGTGGAAGATGTGTGGACTCTACCCCAACACCACCCTGGCTCTATTCTTTGAGGTTGTCAGTCAG CACAATGCTCCAATCCCCCAGGGAGGGAGGGGTTACCTACAGTTTATCACTCAGTACCAACACTCCAGTGGACAGCGCAGGGTCAGGGTCACCACACTGGCCAGGAA TTGGGCCGATGCTAGCACCAACATCCAGCACATTGCGGCGGGATTTGATCAGGAGGCGGCGGCTGTACTGATGGCACGAACCGCCGTGTTCCGAGCGGAGACAGACGACGGACCAGACGTTCTACGCTGGCTAGATAGAATGTTGATTAGACTG TGTCAGAAGTTTGGAGATTACCAAAAAGATGATCCAAACTCTTTCCGTTTCTCAGAGAATTTCTCTCTCTATCCTCAATTTATGTTCCATCTGAGACGCtcacaatttttacaagttTTTAACAACAGTCCTGATGAAACATCCTACTATAG ACACATGTTGAATGTAGAGGACTTGACACAGTCCCTTATTATGATACAACCTATCCTGTACGCCTACTCCTTTAATGGAACTCCCGAGCCTGTTTTACTGGACACCAGCAGTATACAGCCAGACAGGATCCTGCTGATGGACACGTTCTTCCAGATAGTGTTGTACCACGGAGAG ACGATTGCTCAGTGGAGGAAACAGGGATACCAGGACCAGCCAGAGTATGAGAACTTTAAACAACTCCTTAACGCCCCTGTGGACGATGCTCAGGAAATCCTACAGACCCGGTTCCCCATGCCCCGATACATTGACACGGAGCATGATGGCTCCCAG TCTCGTTTCTTGCTTTCCCGAGTGAATCCCTCACAGACACACAACAACATGTATGGATGGGGACAG CAATCATCTGGAATG GACGGTGGTGCCGCTGTGTTAACGGACGACGTCAGTTTACAGGTGTTTATGGAACATTTAAAGAAACTTGCCGTGTCCAGCTCATCGTGA
- the LOC128178018 gene encoding calcineurin B homologous protein 1-like, whose protein sequence is MGSRASIQLQEAELNEIQSETGFSHNQIVRLYSRFTSLDKGAIGCLSREDFLRIPELAINPLGDRIVHAFFTESNNETVNFRQFMRVLARFRPTKSNQNKNKLNTREEKLKFAFRMYDLDGDDKISKDELLSVLHMMVGANISEEQLGSIADRTISEADTDGDNQISFEEFVQAMERVDVEQKMSIRFLH, encoded by the exons ATGGGCAGCAGAGCATCTATTCAGCTTCAGGAAGCGGAATTAAACGAAATACAATCGGAGACTGGAT TTTCCCACAATCAAATAGTACGCTTATACAGTAGATTTACAAGTTTGGATAAAGGAGCAATTGGATGCCTAAG TCGAGAAGATTTCCTCAGAATACCAGAGTTAGCTATTAATCCACTAGGAGACAGAATTGTGCATGCATTTTTTACTGAGAG TAACAATGAGACAGTGAACTTTAGACAGTTCATGCGAGTGTTGGCAAGGTTCCGTCCCACAAAATCAAACCAgaacaaaaataaactaaacACAAGAGAGGAAAAGCTGAAAT TTGCTTTCCGGATGTACGATTTGGATGGAGATGACAAGATATCTAAGGATGAGCTATTGTCAGTGCTGCACATGATGGTGGGGGCTAACATTTCAGAGGAACAG CTGGGCAGCATCGCGGACAGGACAATCAGTGAGGCTGACACAGACGGAGACAACCAGATCTCATTCGAGGAGTTTGTACAG GCGATGGAGAGAGTGGATGTGGAGCAGAAGATGAGCATCCGTTTCCTGCACTGA
- the LOC128178017 gene encoding glucosamine 6-phosphate N-acetyltransferase-like, translating to MSTNGVEEVFLFDPQLLGDLQFEDQKCATYKPEISPTHPGEGLTLRPLCVSDFDKGYLTLLTHLTKVGDISREQFEERFQAMERTQPNLYYTVVIEDDVTHQVVGSATLVKEMHFIRQCASRGRIEDVVVNNTYQGKQLGKLLVDVLTLLSKKVGCYKVSLECLDNMVPFYSKFGYVKEEGQNYMCRRYVPK from the exons ATGTCGACA AATGGTGTGGAGGAAGTCTTTTTATTTGACCCTCAGCTCTTGGGGGATCTTCAGTTTGAGGACCAGAAGTGTGCCACCTACAAACCAGAAATCAGCCCTACCCACCCAGGGGAGGGGCTCACCCTGAGGCCCCTGTGTGTGTCAGACTTTGACAAAG GATACCTGACACTTCTTACACACCTGACAAAGGTTGGAGATATCTCTCGTGAACAGTTCGAAG AGCGCTTCCAAGCGATGGAGAGGACCCAACCCAATCTCTACTACACAGTGGTGATAGAGGACGATGTCACCCATCAAGTTGTTGGATCCGCCACACTGGTCAAAGAAATGCACTTTATACGTCAGTGTGCATCT AGGGGAAGAATAGAAGATGTGGTTGTGAATAATACATATCAAGGAAAACAGCTGGGCAAACT ACTTGTTGACGTGCTGACACTGCTGAGCAAGAAGGTGGGATGTTACAAGGTGTCACTGGAATGTCTGGACAATATGGTGCCATTCTACTCCAAGTTTGGCTATGTCAAGGAGGAGGGCCAAAACTACATGTGTCGGCGATATGTCCCCAAGTAG
- the LOC128176432 gene encoding protein transport protein Sec23A-like isoform X3: MATYQEFIQQNEDRDGVRFSWNVWPSSRIEATRMVVPLGCLFTPLKERPDLPPIQYDPVLCTRPTCRAILNPFCQVDYRAKVWACNFCFQRNPFPPQYAAISDQHQPAEIIPQFSTLEYTITRATCHPPVYLIVLDTCMDEEDLQAVKESLQMSLSLLPPNALIGLITYGKMVQVHELGCEGCSKSYVFRGTKDLTAKQIQDMLGLQRGGTTQQQRGPQQQQQQQLPSNRFLQPVHKCDMNLTDLLGELQRDPWPVSQGKRPLRSTGVAMSIAVGLLECTFPNTGARIMLFAGGPCTQGPGMVVDDELKNPIRKHLDIEKDNVKFMKKAMKHYEMLANRAAKNGHVLDIYACALDQTGLHEMKFCPRYTGGHMVMGDSFNTSLFKQTFQRVFAKDAKGEFKMGFGATVEVKTSRELKVSGAIGPCVSLGVKGPSVSDTEMGLGGTSQWKMCGLYPNTTLALFFEVVSQHNAPIPQGGRGYLQFITQYQHSSGQRRVRVTTLARNWADASTNIQHIAAGFDQEAAAVLMARTAVFRAETDDGPDVLRWLDRMLIRLCQKFGDYQKDDPNSFRFSENFSLYPQFMFHLRRSQFLQVFNNSPDETSYYRHMLNVEDLTQSLIMIQPILYAYSFNGTPEPVLLDTSSIQPDRILLMDTFFQIVLYHGETIAQWRKQGYQDQPEYENFKQLLNAPVDDAQEILQTRFPMPRYIDTEHDGSQSRFLLSRVNPSQTHNNMYGWGQDGGAAVLTDDVSLQVFMEHLKKLAVSSSS; the protein is encoded by the exons ATGGCTACCTATCAAGAATTTATCCAACAGAATGAGGACAGAGATGGCGTTCGCTTCAGCTGGAACGTCTGGCCCTCCAGCCGTATTGAGGCCACTCGTATGGTGGTCCCACTAGGATGTCTGTTTACACCTCTGAAAGAGCGGCCAGATCTGCCACCCATTCAGTACGACCCAGTGCTGTGTACTAGGCCTACATGTCGAGCCATCCTTAACCCTTTCTGTCAGGTGGATTACAGGGCTAAGGTCTGGGCCTGCAACTTCTGTTTCCAAAGAAACCCG tttccGCCCCAGTATGCAGCTATTTCAGATCAACACCAGCCTGCTGAGATCATCCCACAGTTCTCAACACTGGAGTACACAATCACT agagCCACATGTCATCCTCCCGTATATCTTATTGTCCTTGACACCTGTATGGATGAAGAGGATTTGCAGGCTGTCAAG GAGTCTTTACAAATGTCTCTGAGCTTGCTGCCACCAAATGCCCTCATTGGATTGATAACATACGGGAAAATGGTTCAAGTCCATGAGTTGGGCTGTGAGGGCTGCTCAAAGAGCTACGTATTCAGGGGAACCAAAGATTTGACAGCTAAACAGATTCAG GACATGCTGGGTTTACAAAGGGGTGGCACAACACAGCAACAGAGGGGTCCTCAACAGCAACAGCAGCAGCAGTTGCCCTCAAACAG ATTTTTACAACCAGTTCACAAGTGTGACATGAACCTGACAGACTTGCTTGGAGAGCTGCAGAGAGATCCCTGGCCCGTGTCCCAAGGGAAGAGACCACTCAGGTCGACGGGTGTGGCCATGTCTATAGCTGTGGGTCTGTTAGAG TGTACATTCCCAAACACGGGGGCGAGGATCATGCTGTTTGCCGGTGGACCCTGTACACAAGGACCAGGCATGGTGGTGGACGACGAGCTGAAGAACCCCATCAGGAAACACCTGGACATTGAGAAGGACAATGTGAAGTTCATGAAGAAAGCAATGAAG CACTATGAAATGTTGGCCAATCGGGCGGCAAAGAATGGTCATGTTCTGGATATATATGCATGTGCCTTGGACCAGACAGGATTACATGAGATGAAGTTCTGTCCTAGATACACAGG TGGTCACATGGTGATGGGTGATTCCTTCAACACCTCCCTCTTCAAGCAGACTTTCCAGAGGGTGTTCGCCAAGGATGCTAAGGGAGAGTTCAAGATGGGCTTTGGTGCTACTGTGGAAGTCAAG ACATCGCGGGAGCTGAAAGTGTCAGGAGCCATTGGACCCTGTGTGTCTCTAGGGGTGAAGGGACCGAGCGTGTCAGACACAGAGATGGGCCTGGGGGGCACCTCCCAGTGGAAGATGTGTGGACTCTACCCCAACACCACCCTGGCTCTATTCTTTGAGGTTGTCAGTCAG CACAATGCTCCAATCCCCCAGGGAGGGAGGGGTTACCTACAGTTTATCACTCAGTACCAACACTCCAGTGGACAGCGCAGGGTCAGGGTCACCACACTGGCCAGGAA TTGGGCCGATGCTAGCACCAACATCCAGCACATTGCGGCGGGATTTGATCAGGAGGCGGCGGCTGTACTGATGGCACGAACCGCCGTGTTCCGAGCGGAGACAGACGACGGACCAGACGTTCTACGCTGGCTAGATAGAATGTTGATTAGACTG TGTCAGAAGTTTGGAGATTACCAAAAAGATGATCCAAACTCTTTCCGTTTCTCAGAGAATTTCTCTCTCTATCCTCAATTTATGTTCCATCTGAGACGCtcacaatttttacaagttTTTAACAACAGTCCTGATGAAACATCCTACTATAG ACACATGTTGAATGTAGAGGACTTGACACAGTCCCTTATTATGATACAACCTATCCTGTACGCCTACTCCTTTAATGGAACTCCCGAGCCTGTTTTACTGGACACCAGCAGTATACAGCCAGACAGGATCCTGCTGATGGACACGTTCTTCCAGATAGTGTTGTACCACGGAGAG ACGATTGCTCAGTGGAGGAAACAGGGATACCAGGACCAGCCAGAGTATGAGAACTTTAAACAACTCCTTAACGCCCCTGTGGACGATGCTCAGGAAATCCTACAGACCCGGTTCCCCATGCCCCGATACATTGACACGGAGCATGATGGCTCCCAG TCTCGTTTCTTGCTTTCCCGAGTGAATCCCTCACAGACACACAACAACATGTATGGATGGGGACAG GACGGTGGTGCCGCTGTGTTAACGGACGACGTCAGTTTACAGGTGTTTATGGAACATTTAAAGAAACTTGCCGTGTCCAGCTCATCGTGA
- the LOC128178016 gene encoding LOW QUALITY PROTEIN: probable complex I intermediate-associated protein 30, mitochondrial (The sequence of the model RefSeq protein was modified relative to this genomic sequence to represent the inferred CDS: deleted 1 base in 1 codon) produces the protein MDEGQFSKGFHKDRFICPGNSYVCDKIPVYHGEFNYFWKFDSERKLEDWVVTSDSDNKQGFTRAFLALSRNKRALFYGNLCTDVPKDGELTRAGYCQLRSPVNPSASQTYNWSDFTHLVIRMRGDGRTYGLGLQKNYKRTHRLDFTMGLTANDQFHYPMFTRGGPYWQTVKIPFSKFYLSHKGIVQDKQAPVETSEIGFFCINLMDNVDGPFHLEIDYIALLNDQNHKEEHAYERYSLEDHVVNVY, from the exons ATGGATGAGGGACAATTTTCCAAAGGTTTTCACAAAGATAGATTTATCTGTCCGGGAAACTCTTACGTGTGT GACAAAATTCCTGTATATCACGGTGAATTTAACTATTTTTGGAAATTCGACAGTGAGAGAAAACTTGAAGATTGGGTTGTAACCTCAGATTCAGACAATAAGCAGGGGTTTACCCGAGCTTTCCTGGCTCTGAGTCGGAACAAAAGGGCACTGTTTTACGGGAACTTGTGTACTGATGTTCCCAAGGATGGAGAGCTGACACGAGCAGGATACTGTCAACTAAGGAGTCCTGTCAACCCT TCAGCCAGTCAAACCTATAACTGGTCTGATTTTACCCATCTAGTGATACGCATGAGGGGTGATGGGCGAACATACGGGCTGGGCTTACAGAAAAACTATAAGAGGACTCACCGCTTAGACTTTACCATGGGTCTGACTGCGAATGACCAGTTCCACTATCCCATGTTTACTCGAGGAGGTCCATACTGGCAGACAGTCAAG ATTCCATTCAGTAAGTTTTACTTGAGTCACAAGGGAATAGTGCAGGATAAACAGGCTCCAGTCGAAACCTCAGAGATAGGATTCTTCTGTATCAATCTGATGGACAATGTGGATGGACCGTTCCACCTGGAAATTGACTATATAGCTCTTCTGAACGATCAGAATCACAAAGAGGAGCACGCTTACGAGCGCTACAGCCTGGAGGACCACGTGGTCAACGTTTACTGA